The sequence GATTTACAGGCGTGGGCGGTCAGGGCGTGCTTTTGGCGGGCGAAATCTTAGCCGAGGCGCAGATTGCAGCCGGGGGCTTTGGCACGAAAACCTCTACCTACACCAGCCAAGTAAGGGGCGGGCCCACGAAAGTGGATATTATTTTAAGCCCTAATGAAATCATTTACCCCTACGCCCAAGAAGGCGAGATTGATTTCATGCTCTCAGTGGCCCAAAGCAGTTATCAACTCTTTAAAGGCGATGTCAAGGAGGGGGGGGTTGTGGTGGTGGACCCTAACCTAGTGCAACCCACACCCGAAGATGAGGCGAAGTTTCAGCTGTATAAACTCCCTATCATCACCATTGCCAAAGAAGAGGTCGGCAACATCATCACGCAATCGGTGGTGGCTTTGGCGGTTACGGTGGTGTTGATGGGGTGCGTGGATAAAGAACAGGTGCTCAAAACCATGGTTTCTAAAGTCCCCGCTAAAGTCGTGGAGCTGAATAAAAAAGCCTTTGAAATTGGTGAGGCCCACGCCCTAAAAGCGCTCGCGGCACGAAAAATCTCTTAGTGTTAGACCCCGCACAAATCGCCACTTTGGCGGATAAGACCCCCTTTTATCTTTACGATTTGGATGGCATTAGGGGGGCTTTCTTAGACTTTAAAGAAGTCTTTAGGGGGTGTAAATCGCTCATTTGCTACGCCCTCAAAGCTAATTCTAATCTAGCCCTTTTGGAGGTTTTAGCTAAGGCGGGGGCGGGGGCGGACTGCGTGTCCATCTATGAAGTCCGCCGCGCGCTTTTAGCGGGCATTGCGCCCTATAAAATCATCTTTAGCGGGGTGGGCAAGCTAGAGAGCGAGATACAAGAAGCCCTCGAGCGGGGGATTTTGTTTTTAAATGTGGAGTCCTTTGAGGAGCTTAGGCTCATAGAGCAAATCGCCAAAGAGCAGCACACCAAAGCCCGTATCAGCGTGCGCGTCAATCCTAACATTGACCCCGCCACCCACCCCTATATCTCTACGGGGCTGTGGGAGAATAAATTTGGTGTGGAGGAGAGGGAGGCGGTACAAATGTTTATGTTTGCCAAACAATCGCCCTTTTTAGAGCCCATCGCCTTGCATTTTCACATCGGTTCGCAGCTCTTGCAACTCGCCCCCCTAGAACAAGCCTTTGAGAAAATGGCAGGTTTTACCCGCTTTTTGATCGCCAGTGGCATAGAGCTTAAATTCTTTGACATCGGCGGGGGGCTTGGCGTGGCTTACAACGAAACACAAGAGCCCATACCCCTAGCAGACTACGCCAGTGCCCTATTTAAAGCCACTGAGGGGCTAGACTTAACGATCATTTGCGAGCCGGGGCGGCGTGTGGTGGCAGAGCATGGAATTTTGGTTGCCAAGGTGCAATACACCAAGTCAAACGAGCGCAAAAACTTTGCCATTGTGGATTTGGGCATGAATGACTTTATGCGCCCTGCCCTCTACCAAGCCACCCACCCCGTGCGCCTGCTTACCCCCAAAAACGCCGAGCCGGTGGCTTATGATTTAGTCGGGCCTATTTGCGAAAGTGCAGATTGCTTCATCAAGGGGGTGGAGTTACCCAAGCTAGAGCGGGGGGATTTGTTGGTCTTTGAAAAGGTGGGGGCATATGGGGCGAGCATGGCAAGCCACTACAATAGCCGCCCCAATCTCTTAGAGCTAGGGTTTGAGGGGGGCAAAATCCGCACACTCAAAGAGAGAGAAGACTTTTTTGACTTGATTAGGCACGAAATGGGGCATTTAAAAGGGGAGGGCATCGCCTCCAAACGGGCGCAAATCGATCAAATCGATCAAAGCCTAGTGCAGCTCTTAAACGCTCGTTTTGCCCTAAGCGCACAAATTGCCAAGGACAAGCACCAAGCCGGGTTTAGCGTCTATAACCCCCTAAGAGAAGCCGAGATTTTTGCCAAAGTGGGGGGGCGGCTTGAGAGTGTCTATACCGAGATTTTAAGCGTGTCTAGGGGGCTTCTTACCCCTGAAAGGGTGGGGGTGAGTGGCAACACCAACACCGCAAGAAGGCTTTTAGGGCAGAAGTTTAAATTGAGTTTGTTGAACCCCTTAAAACTCTTTGAGGCGATCTTATTTAAGGGCGTGGATTACGGGATCTTGGAGGTGCGTAAAACCTGCGCCCACGCTGAGGGCTTAAAAGCGTTGGCTAGGCTCATCCAGCAACAGGAATTAGAGATCGCGCACAGCTTTAAAGTCGGGGGGGCGTGGTGCTTGCTGCTTGGGCGTTTTGGCTTTTTGGCGCAAACAAACCCCACGCGCAAGGCGCTCTTCTTTGAGCCCATACACACCCAAGAAATGCAGGCTCTGCTAAAATCTTTTCATAACCCCTACTTTGTAGCGACAAAGTTTGGCTGCTTGTTGGAAGTGGATATTGAGCTGGACCTACCCAACCACTTGCAATCTATTGTTTTAGGCGCTTATTCCAATACACGGAGAGCATGTGGAGTTTAACCCTCTCAATTTGGCGCAAAAGGACCGCCTAGATTCCGCCCTAAAGGCAGACCACTTCCTCGTGGGCGATGTCAGTTTTACGAATTTGTATTTATGGCAAGGGGCTAGAAAGATTTGCCTAGCCTTTGTGGAGGGCTGTGTGGTGGTGCAGACCACTTACCCTAACGAGTCGCCCTTTTACTTCTACCCCATAGGCTCAGGGGATAAAAGGGCGGTGCTAGACGCACTCATCACTTACACTAAGGCACAAAATCAGCCCCTAGAGTTTAGAGCCTTGCAAAGCGAGCATAAGGACGAGCTAGAGCAGCTTTACCCCCACGCCTTTAGCTATGAGGCTAAGAGAGATCGCTTTGATTATATCTATAGCGTGACCGAGCTCATCGCCCTAAGCGGTAAAAAGTTCCATAAAAAGAAAAACCATCTCAACGCCTTTTTAAAGCTCTACCCCCGCTACAGCTATGAGCCCATCAGCCCTACAAATATCCCCGATTTAATGCAGGCACTCAAAGAGTGGCATAAGCTAGACGACCCACAAGATTTAGGGCTAGAGCACGAGCATAGGGGAATTTTAAGCGTGCTAGAAATTTATGAGAGCTTGCCCCTACTAGGGGGGGTGATTAGGATCGAAGGGCGCATTGTGGCGATGAGCTTTGGGGAGAAATTAAACCCGGACATGGCACTCATCCACATCGAAAAGGCTGACCCGAGCGTTAGGGGGGCTTACCAAATGGTCAACCAACAGCTCTTAGTCCACGCCTTTGCTGATTGCGTATATGTGAATCGAGAGGAAGATCTAGGCATTGAGGGTTTAAGGCAGGCGAAAATGGGCTATAACCCCGTGTTCTTTGTGGAGAAGTACCACGCCCACTTGGTCTAAAACTTTAGACTAAAATTACCATTGATTAGTTTTAGTGTCCTAAAATAAGGCATTCCATTGGAAGGAGTTTCTCATGGACTTACTGATACGACAACTGAAACACGAAGACCTGCAAGAATTTCAACAACTTGTCGCCAAATTTGGGGCGACTTTAACCATTTTACCCGACATCAAGACTTCCCCCCAACCCTCAGTGCTGCAAAGACTCTCTGATGAACCCGTTGAAATCAACATGCCCTTTGTGGATGGGGCGTATTTAGCAACCCTAAATAAGGACAAAAAGCCCGCCTTTAACCATTGCGGGCATGGGCACAACCCAATCAACACTCAGAGGCATAGGCATGACCACCACAAACTCGGTTGCGGGCGCACAAACCACGCCCAAAATTTCAGCGACCGCCCCTCGCACCACAGCGATAAAGATTTAGACTCGGGCTTTTGGATGGATATTTAGAGCCATTGCTCTAAGTCTTGCATGGCTTGGGTGTGCTTGTTCTCAGGCACACCCTCTTCGTAGGTTTGGTAGTTCTTGATCGCCTCGGTATAAAGCCCCTTGGCTTTCTCTAAATCTTGCGCCACGCCTTGCCCGAGTTCATACATTTTGCCAAGAGCATAAAACTCATAGCCAAAATCGTTTTCTTTGCGGGCGATTTTGCAAAAGTACTCAAACGCCATTAGATACTCTTGCACCATGTGGGGTGCGCCACACACCTCCCCATTGTATTGGTTAAACAAATCTAATAGAGCGTCATCGCTCAAGTGCAAAGACAAATGGGACAAATCCTCTAGCATGGGCATCCTTGTTTCAAGTTCAAAAAGAGAGCCTGCGTTTTGCTCTGGAGTTGGGCTTTTTGAGATAAAGGCGCAAGTAAGACCTGGTAACCTCTAACTTCGCCTCACTCAACTTGCTTTGGTAGTGCAGGGCTTTTTGTGCGTCTTGCTCCACGCCATCGCCCATTTCATAGGCCGCAATGAGCTTCGTCAAAGCGTGGATATAAATCCACTGCGTTTTTACCCCCACCTGCACCACGCCCTGATAGCACGACAGGGCTTTTTGCATGTCCTGTGCCACGCCCTGCCCTTTTTCATACATTTGGGCGAGGCGGTGGAAGACCTGCCCGTTGCGGCAATGCCCGAGCACGATCTGTTTATATAGGCTAAATGCCCTTAGATAGTCTTGCACGCCATGCGGGCAAAAGCGCACGCTCGCCACCCCTGCCGCCGCCTGCCTCTTGCCACATCCATTGTAGGCATTGAACAACTCCAACAAAGCGGCATCACTCAAATTTAAACCCATTTCAGCGGACATGCAACTCCTTTTGCAAGCGGTGATTCTAGCATGCTATGTTAAATCCAACGCCATGCCATAGAGCTTTTTGCGCTCAGTGGAGCTGGCGATATTTAAAAGTTTGCGGTATTTGGTGATGGTGCGGCGCACCATCTTTAGCCCAAATTGCTTTTCCACAAGCTCCAAAATCTTTAAATCGCTCATGGGGTGCTGTTTGTCCTCCTTGTTAATCAATTCCAGCAAGAACTCTTTAATGGCGGCGTTAGATACATCGCCCTCTAGGGCAGTGGCAAAAAAGCTTTTAATGGCAAAGACCCCCCGATTGCACGCCAAGTATTTATTAGAAATTGCCCGTGAAATGGTGCTGGCCGCATAGCCAAACTCTTCGGCAAGGTCCACTAAACGCATGGGCTTGATCGCCCCGCCTTTAAAGAAGTCGTATTGATACTCCACAAGCATGAGCCCAATTTTTTGGATCGTTTGGTGGCGCATTTGCAGCGCATCCACCAAGTCCCGTGCTTCTTTAAGCTTTTCTTTTAAATACCCATTGTCTGCGGCGATTTTGCCCTGCTCGAGCACGACTTTAGGGTAATAGCCCTCGTTAAGCTGCACGCTAATGTCTCCGTCCTCCTCTAGCACCAAAATATCGGGGATAATGGGGGGCAAACTCTCACCAAACTCTAGGGCCGGGGGGTTTTTAAAGGAAGTGATGACCTGCATGGCTTTGGCATATAGAGGGTGGTGGCGGTGCTGTTGGTGTTGCTCTAAATCCTTTAAAATGCGGGCACACAGCTCATAGGTGGGTGTGTCTAGCTCCTCGTGCTGGGCAAGCTGAAAGGCAAAACTTTCTAGCAAGTTGCACGCCCCCACACCCGGGGGGTCTAAATAGGCAAAGCGTTGGCGCACCTTCTCATAGTCGGCAACTTCCACGCCTAAGTTCAGCGCCTGCGCCTGTGTGTCGCCCTCAAAATACCCCTCTGGGTTTAAATTTTCGATAATGTCGGTGGCGATTTTTAAGGACATGGGGGTGGGAAAGAGGGGGGGCAAGAGCTGTTCGTTTAAGGTTTCGTGTAGGCTCTTTGGGCGCACACTTAGGCGCTCGATTTGATCGCCTAGGGCGTTTTTGGGGGGCTTGTAAAACTTATGGCTGCTAAAGTCCGTGCGCATGCCGCTTTGCACCCGCACGAAGGGGTTGTCCTTGGCGCAGTTTAGTAAAGTTTCTTCAATCTCTAAAGGGTCGCTTTGTAGAATAGGCAGCCAGCTTTTAAGGGTGGCGGAGAGTTTATTTTTAAGATTGGGGCGGGCGCGCAGCATTAAGCCTTGAAATTCTCCCCTAAATAGTATTTACGCACTAAGGGGTTGTCGTAAATTTGTGCCGCACTCCCGCTTGCTAGCAAGGCCCCACTTTTGATCACATACGCCCTATGGCACACATTCAAAGTTTCGCGCACATTGTGGTCAGTGATGAGCACCCCGATATTCATCTCCACCAAGTGTTCTATGATTTTTTGTATGTCTAACACTGCAATGGGATCCACCCCCGCAAAGGGCTCGTCTAGTAAAATAAATTTGGGGTTTTTCACTAAAGCCCGTGCAATCTCCACCCTGCGCCGCTCCCCCCCACTTAAAGACATCCCCCGCCGCTCCCTAATGGCTTGGATATTGAAGGCATCGAGCATTTCTTCAATGCGCTCAAGCGCCTCTTTATTGCTTTTAAAAGTTGTTTGGGCAGCGAGCATTAAGTTATCCTGCACGCTCAAATCCTTAAAAATGCTCGACTCTTGGGGCAGGTAGCCAATGCCCATATTCGAGCGTTGGTGCAGGGGGTAGCTAGATAAATCAATGTCGTTCAAATACACCTTGCCCCCGCTGGGTTGCAAGAGCCCACAAATCATATAAAAGGTCGTGGTTTTGCCCGCCCCATTAGGTCCAAGCAAACCCACCACCTGCCCGCTCTCCACCTCTAAAGACACATCATGCACGATTTTGGTTTTCTTAATTTGCTTGCTTAAGTTCTCGGCTTTGAGTTTATCCATGCATTAGCTTGTAGTGGCAAGTTTCATCGTGGCGCTTAAGGCTTAAGATGAGGGGGCTAAAACCGCAGGATTTAAGCCAAGACAACAAAGGTAAATCCCCCCACTCTATAAAGTGCACCCCCCCCTGCTCCAAGTTCTCCAACACCCCTAAAGCGTGCAGCTCTTCAAAGCCTTTTAAGTAAAAATCATAGTGGTAAATGCAAAGCTTGGGGGTCTTGTAGGTGTGTAGCAGGCTAAAAGTGGGCGAAGTGGCTAGAGGGGCGTTTAATCCTTTACAAAAGTGCTGCACGAAAGTGGTCTTACCGCTGCCTAAATCCCCTTGCAAGAACACCAAACTATGCGTGCCTAAATGCGCTTGCACAGCTTGCACCACTTGGGGGATTTGGGCGAGGGTGGCGTGCATGTCTAACATTAGCAATCCTCCACTTTGCCATCGGTTGTGCCGAGGTTATCCTGCATGGCTTGCATTAAGGAGGGGTTGTTCTCTTTAAACTGCTCTAGGGGTTTTGGCTTGGATTTGTCGGTTTCTATGCGGGCGTTTGCCCCAAAGACCTCTTTTAAGCAGGGCACAATCAAGGTTTTATAATGCTCGCGTAAAAGCAAACTTGCGCTCTCATCAGCGTTAGAGTGCAAGAATAAAATGCCATTATCAAAGGACTTAAACACCAAAAGCTCCCTGAACACCCTGCCCAATTTTGTATTTGTGCTCTCTATCTTGGCAATGAGTTGTTTAAACAACTCTTTAGGGTCGGCTTGCGGGGGTCGTGTGCTTTGGGCTGGGTTTTTGTGGGCGGTTTGGAGGGCTTGGGTTGTGGGCGTGGGCTGTGGATGGGGCGTGGCTTGTTGTGGCTGTGGGGCTTGGTGGGTGGTTTTTGGTGTGGCTATTTGTGTGGGCTGTGCTTGGGCGGTTTGGGGCTGTTGTAAGCTGGCTTGCATTTTAAGCGTGCTTAAAGCCAGCACAAAATCCCCATCCGCCCCATAGTTGAGCAGGGGTTGCGCCTGCGCAATTGCGCTCATGAACGGCTCAAGCACGCCTGAGGGCAACTTTTGGCTAAGCATGGCTTCTTTTAAAAAACGCGCCATCTCTTCTAACACCATAGCCGTGTCGTATTCGGCTAGACTTTGCAATAAATTTTCTACACTCTTGCCTGCCACTAGGGCGCTAAAAAACTCTTCTAAAACTCTGCTGTCTACAAGCCCTAACATTTGGCTTGTGGCTAGGGCGCTCACATTTTGGTTGCTAAAACTTATGGCTTGCTCGGCTAGGGTCAAAGTGTCGCGCAAACTCCCACCTCCACTGCGGGCTAACATTTCTAAGGCTGGCTCTTCATAGTCTACACCCTCTTTTTCAAAGATCAACTTCAAATGCGCCACGATCGCCTTAAGGGGGATTTTTTTAAAGTGGAATTGCTGCGTGCGGCTTAAAATGGTGGCGGGCAATTTAAAGGGATCTGTGGTGGCTAGAATGAATTTGACATGGGCTGGGGGCTCTTCTAGGGTTTTTAATAGGGCGTTGAAGGCTTCTTTAGTGAGCATATGCACTTCGTCAATGATGAAGATTTTAAAGCGGCCTAGCGAGGGTTTGTACTTGCTCTGCTCGATGATGCCGCGCACATCTTCAATCCGCCGATTAGACGCGCCGTCCATCTCTATGGTGTCTAAATGCGATCCTTGCAAACTTTCTGCGCAAGAGGGGCAAGAGTCGCAAGGCGTGGCACTAATCCCCTTAGCGCATTGCAGAGCCCTAGCAAAAATGCGCGCGCTGCTCGTCTTGCCGCTGCCCCTAAGCCCACTAAACAAATAGGCGTGCGCCAAACGCCCACTCTCTAAGGCTAGACTTAAAGTTTTGGCAACACTCTCTTGCCCCACCAATTCGTTAAAATGCTTGGGGCGGTATTTCAGCGCAAGACTCAAGGGCATCCTTTAAAGTGAATGCAACATTATAGCCTAATTTGCATGAGGGCTTGGCTCAAGTAATTCATGCTAGAATGTCGGCTTTATTGAACTTTTTGGAGGCAAATATGCGTGTATTGATGCGTCTATGCGCAATAGTTGTTATCAATGCGAGTTTAGTTTTTGGAGCATCCTACCCCCCCATTAAGGGGCGGGCTCTAGCCCTAACCAGCCATGCCCTTGCTGATAAAGTGGGGCAAAAGATTTTAGATGAGGGGGGCAACGCCATTGATGCGGCGGTGGCGATTGGTTACGCTTTAGCGGTGGTGCACCCCTCTTCGGGCAACTTGGGCGGAGGCGGCTTTGCGGTGATCCACCTAGCCAATGGGGAGAATGTAACCCTAGACTTTAGAGAAAAGGCCCCCCTAAAAGCCACAAAAAACATGTACTTAGATAAAAAAGGCAACGTTGTGCCTAACCTAAGCACTGATGGCTACTTGGCCGCAGGCGTGCCCGGCACCGTGGCGGGCTTGGAGGCATTGCGTAAAAATACGGCAGCCGCAAGCTTGCCACCCTTATACAGCCAGCGATTGACTTAGCCCAAAATGGCTTTAGGCTCACTCAAAGGCAGGGGCAAACCATGCTTGATAACAAGCCCCGCTTTGCCAAATACGCCAGCAGTCGCAAATACTTTCTAAAAAAGGGCATGGTGGCTTACCAAGAGGGGGATTTGTTTGTGCAAAAAGACCTAGCCAAAACCCTAATGCTCATTAGGGATAAAGGCGCAGATGCCTTTTACAAGGGCAAAATTGCGGATTTGATCGTGGATGACATGCGCAAAAATGGTGGGATCATCAGCAAAAAAGACCTCGCTACCTACAATGTGGTGTGGCGTAAACCTGTGGTCGGTAGTTATAGGGGCTATAAAATCATCTCAATGGGACCACCCAGCTCAGGTGGGGCACATGTGATTGAGATTTTAAACACTATGGAGAACGCCAATTTGCATAAACTTGGCTTTGGCTCTAGCCAAACCATCCACATCATGGCAGAGGCGATGCGCCAAGCCTACGCCGACCGCTCCGTGTATATGGGAGACCCTGACTTCATCGCCATCCCTCTAGAAAAACTCACCAGCAAAGAATACGCCAAAGAAATTTACGCACATATCCAACCAGACAAAGCCACACCCAGCAGCCAAATCAACCCCGGGCTAGGGCAGCTGCACGAGGGCAAGAACACCACACACTACTCTGTGGCGGATAAGTGGGGCAATGCGGTGAGCATCACCTACACCATCAACAACTACTACGGCAGTGCCGCCGCCGTGAATGGGGCGGGTTTTTTGCTGAATGACGAAATGGACGACTTCTCTATAAAACCGGGCACACCCAACCTTTACGGGCTTGTGGGCGGAGAGGCTAATGCCATTGAGCCCAACAAACGCCCCCTAAGCTCCATGTCGCCCACTATTGTTCTGAAAAACAACAAGGTCTTTATGGTGGTGGGCAGCCCCGGGGGCGCACGCATCATCACCACGGTGTTACAGGTGATCAGCAATGTGATCGACCATAAAATGGATATTTCTCAAGCCGTGAGTGCCCCACGATTTCATATGCAATGGTTGCCCGATGAAATCCGCACCGAACCTTTTGGCATGGTTAAAGATGTGCAAGAAAACCTAGAAAAAATGGGCTACCACATTGTGGTTAAACCCGTGATGGGCGATGTGAACGCAATTGTGATCAACTCTAAGAGCCACATGATGTATGGCGCGCACGACCCCCGCAAGGAATTTTAATGTTTGCGTTTGAACCGACAAAAACCTTAGAGGGCAAAAGTTGTCAAGCCATGCTTTATAGCTCAAAAATGGGGCAAGTCGCCCAAATCACGGGGCAACAAGGGGGGTTACTCTTGCAAAACTTCCCCCATTTAGAAGCCGAGCTTTTAGCCCATATCGCCGCTTGCACGCATCCACACCCTAAAGAGTCTTTGATTTTAGGGGGTTTTAACATAGAAATCGCCTTTGAGTTGTTGCGCCATGAGCACTTAAAAGTGGATTTTGTGCAAGAAGAGGGAACTTTGCTAGAGAATTTAAAAGACTTCTTACCCCACTTGGATGCACTCAAAACCAATCCCCACTTCAAGCAGGTTTCTAAAATCCTCGATTTAGAGGTGAAAAAATATGACCTGATCTTCTCTTTAAGCCCTCTAAACGCCCACCAAATCGATGGCTTGCAGCGCATGCTTGGCATTGAGGGGATTTTAATTACCAGTGCGCCAAGCCCCCTAGTAGAGCCACAAGCCTTTAAAACAAGCGTGCAAGAGCTTGCCCCCCACTTTAGTGTTCTAATGCCCTTTTCTAGCCCCTATGCACCCTTTAGCACGCATTATTTCTTTGCCTCCAAGCAAGCCCACCCCCTAGCGGATTTGATCTTGCAAAGGGTGGATATGCTTGAGGGCTTACGCCACTACAACGAGGACATCCACACCGCCGCCTTTGCCCAGCCTCAATGGCTACACCAAGACCATTTAGGGCTATTTAAAAATTGAGTCTAAAACACGCTTTTGTGCTCACCGGAGGCATAGGCACGGGCAAAAGCACCGTGGCTAGCCTGCTTGCCTTGCACGGGCATACCATCATAGACGCAGACAAGAGTGCCCATGCCTTGTTAGAAAAGCACGCAAAGGAGTTGATTGAAATTTTTGGCGAGGGCATTAGCGAGGGGGGGCGAGTTTCACGCCCCAAACTAGGCACGCTTGTTTTTAGCGACCCAGCCAAAAGGGCAGCCCTTGAGGCGTTTTTACACCCCAAGATCCGCCTAGATTTATTGCAACAAGCCCACAGCCTAGAGCAGAGCCAAAAGCCCTATTTCTTAGACATCCCGCTGTATTTTGAGATCGAAGGGCAAAAGAGTTATGCCATTTCGCAAATCGTCTTGGTCTATGCCCCTAGAGAGGTGCAAATGCAAAGGGTGGCTAAGAGAGACAAACTAAGCCAAGAGCAGATTTTAAAACGCCTAAATGCCCAAATGGACATTGAAGCCAAGCGTGCCCTAAGCTCCTACATCCTAGACAACTCCAAGGACTTAAAACACTTGCAAATCCAAGTTGAAGCTTTTTTAAAGAATCTATGAGCCTTTACTTCAGCCACGAGAACGTCTCTTTACACCACGCCAACGCCCTAGACCCCAAAGCCTTAGAAAAAGAGAGCCTAGATTGCACCATCACCTCCCCGCCCTACAATGTGGGGATCGCCTACAACGGCAGTGAGGACAGCCAAAGTTATTTGGAGTATTTAGATTTTAGCCGCACTTGGCTTACAAATGTCTATTTATGGAGCAAGGATAGTGGGCGGCTGTGTTTGAATATCCCCCTTGATAAAAACAAGGGCGGACAGCAGAGCGTGGGGGCGGATTTAATCACCTTAGCTAAAAAAGTGGGCTGGCTTTATCACAGCACCATCATTTGGAACGAGGGCAACATCTCTAGACGCACGGCGTGGGGCAGCTGGCTTAGCGCATCTGCCCCCTATGTCATCGCCCCCGTGGAGCTTATCGTGCTTTTTTACAAACGCACATGGCGTAAAATGCACAAGGGGGAAAGCGACATGAGCAAAGAGGAGTTTATGGCTTGGACGAATGGGCTTTGGCAGTTTAATGGGGAGTCCAAAAAGCGCATAGGTCATCCTGCCCCCTTCCCTAGAGAATTGCCCCGTCGCTGCATTAAACTTTTTAGCTTTGTGGGCGACACCATTTGCGATCCCTTTAGCGGGAGTGGGACGACCATGCTTGAAGCCCACCTACATAAACGCGCCTTTGTGGGTTTAGAGCTAGATAGCACTTACTGCGCCCTCGCCAAAGAGCGGTTTTTAAAAGAGGTGGCAAAAGAGGGGAATTTATGGGGCAGTTAGATTTAATTATGGAGTTTTTTAAGGCAAATCCTAATAGAGACATCGCCCACCCAGAGGTGGTGGATTGGGTGGTGAAAGAATACAAAGAGCGCACAGGCAAGGTGTTTAGGGACCCAGATCGAGGGATTCGATCCTTGCACCAACAAGGAAAATTAATCAAGGTTTCTAAGGGTGTGTATCGTTACGATCCTAATTTCACCTTGCACCCCAATTTAGAGGACTTTACCCCGGCTTTAAAAAAGCAAATCCTAGAGAGGGACGGGTATGCTTGTGTAATTTGCGGGGCTGGAGAAAAAGAGGGGGTAGAATTGCATGTCGATCACATCAAACCTAAAGACTTAGGGGGCAAAGCCACTTTAGAAAACGGGCAAACTTTATGCGCTAGGCATAATTTCTTAAAAAAGAATTTTAATCAGACAGAGACGGGTAAGAAAATGTTTCTACGCCTGCTTGAGAGCGCACAAGAGGCGGGCGAGATGGAGCTAGTCGCCTTTTTAGAAGAAGTGCTTAGCGTGTATGAAAAACATGGCATTAATGGGCATGTGGTGTGGCAAAAACCCCACAAAGATTAATCTTGTAAGAGCTCTTTGAGCTCAAGGATTAAAAGGTGTATAATGCCTCTTTATTCCAATTTAAAGGCGTGTTTTGCAAAGGATATTTGGAAGTCTATTTGTAGCGTTGGGTGTAGCGTGGGGATCAAACATTGTGTTAAACCAACCCTTAAAAGAAGTGGTGGTGCAAGACAAGGGCGAAATCATCTTGCATGGCAATTCCATAGATTACAAGGTGTGGGACAGCAAAAACTTAGTGGGCAAGGTGCGGATTTTGCAACACATGGCGGGGCGCAAGAGTGTTAAGGCAGAAAACCAACCCCTCATGGACAAAATCGTGATCGCACATTTTGATGAGAACAAATACCAAACAACGAACATTGTCAACATAGACGATGCCATCATGGGGACGGGACTTTTTGCCAAAGGGGAAACCAAGAAGGCGAAAAAGCAACACCCCAATAGCCAAGTGGTGATGGACAATGACGGGGTGGTGCAAAAGGCGTGGGATCTAAAAAAGCAAGAAAGCTTGATTGTGGTGTTGGACAAGGCGGGCAAGGTGCGCTTTGTGCACGAGGGCAAGCTCACCAACGCCCAAATACAGCAGGTTCTTAACTTGGCTAAAAAATTGCAGCAAGAGTAGGTTAACTCCTATAAATG is a genomic window of Helicobacter sp. NHP19-012 containing:
- a CDS encoding 2-oxoacid:acceptor oxidoreductase family protein; the encoded protein is MQTQLRFTGVGGQGVLLAGEILAEAQIAAGGFGTKTSTYTSQVRGGPTKVDIILSPNEIIYPYAQEGEIDFMLSVAQSSYQLFKGDVKEGGVVVVDPNLVQPTPEDEAKFQLYKLPIITIAKEEVGNIITQSVVALAVTVVLMGCVDKEQVLKTMVSKVPAKVVELNKKAFEIGEAHALKALAARKIS
- a CDS encoding chorismate mutase, which gives rise to MGHLKGEGIASKRAQIDQIDQSLVQLLNARFALSAQIAKDKHQAGFSVYNPLREAEIFAKVGGRLESVYTEILSVSRGLLTPERVGVSGNTNTARRLLGQKFKLSLLNPLKLFEAILFKGVDYGILEVRKTCAHAEGLKALARLIQQQELEIAHSFKVGGAWCLLLGRFGFLAQTNPTRKALFFEPIHTQEMQALLKSFHNPYFVATKFGCLLEVDIELDLPNHLQSIVLGAYSNTRRACGV
- a CDS encoding DUF2156 domain-containing protein, which encodes MEFNPLNLAQKDRLDSALKADHFLVGDVSFTNLYLWQGARKICLAFVEGCVVVQTTYPNESPFYFYPIGSGDKRAVLDALITYTKAQNQPLEFRALQSEHKDELEQLYPHAFSYEAKRDRFDYIYSVTELIALSGKKFHKKKNHLNAFLKLYPRYSYEPISPTNIPDLMQALKEWHKLDDPQDLGLEHEHRGILSVLEIYESLPLLGGVIRIEGRIVAMSFGEKLNPDMALIHIEKADPSVRGAYQMVNQQLLVHAFADCVYVNREEDLGIEGLRQAKMGYNPVFFVEKYHAHLV
- a CDS encoding SEL1-like repeat protein: MLEDLSHLSLHLSDDALLDLFNQYNGEVCGAPHMVQEYLMAFEYFCKIARKENDFGYEFYALGKMYELGQGVAQDLEKAKGLYTEAIKNYQTYEEGVPENKHTQAMQDLEQWL
- a CDS encoding RNA polymerase factor sigma-54; this translates as MLRARPNLKNKLSATLKSWLPILQSDPLEIEETLLNCAKDNPFVRVQSGMRTDFSSHKFYKPPKNALGDQIERLSVRPKSLHETLNEQLLPPLFPTPMSLKIATDIIENLNPEGYFEGDTQAQALNLGVEVADYEKVRQRFAYLDPPGVGACNLLESFAFQLAQHEELDTPTYELCARILKDLEQHQQHRHHPLYAKAMQVITSFKNPPALEFGESLPPIIPDILVLEEDGDISVQLNEGYYPKVVLEQGKIAADNGYLKEKLKEARDLVDALQMRHQTIQKIGLMLVEYQYDFFKGGAIKPMRLVDLAEEFGYAASTISRAISNKYLACNRGVFAIKSFFATALEGDVSNAAIKEFLLELINKEDKQHPMSDLKILELVEKQFGLKMVRRTITKYRKLLNIASSTERKKLYGMALDLT
- the lptB gene encoding LPS export ABC transporter ATP-binding protein, with protein sequence MDKLKAENLSKQIKKTKIVHDVSLEVESGQVVGLLGPNGAGKTTTFYMICGLLQPSGGKVYLNDIDLSSYPLHQRSNMGIGYLPQESSIFKDLSVQDNLMLAAQTTFKSNKEALERIEEMLDAFNIQAIRERRGMSLSGGERRRVEIARALVKNPKFILLDEPFAGVDPIAVLDIQKIIEHLVEMNIGVLITDHNVRETLNVCHRAYVIKSGALLASGSAAQIYDNPLVRKYYLGENFKA
- the tsaE gene encoding tRNA (adenosine(37)-N6)-threonylcarbamoyltransferase complex ATPase subunit type 1 TsaE codes for the protein MLDMHATLAQIPQVVQAVQAHLGTHSLVFLQGDLGSGKTTFVQHFCKGLNAPLATSPTFSLLHTYKTPKLCIYHYDFYLKGFEELHALGVLENLEQGGVHFIEWGDLPLLSWLKSCGFSPLILSLKRHDETCHYKLMHG